In Halobaculum limi, one DNA window encodes the following:
- the hisA gene encoding 1-(5-phosphoribosyl)-5-[(5-phosphoribosylamino)methylideneamino]imidazole-4-carboxamide isomerase, whose product MSHGHFPEFEVVPAVDMQEGEVVQLVQGERGTATRYGDPVEAAQRWVDAGAETLHLVDLDGAFEGERANAAAVDAVLDAVDVPVQLGGGIRTAADAIDLLDRGVDRVILGTAAVENPDIVAEISEEHPGSVMVSLDAKDGEVVVSGWTEGTGIDPAEAAGRYEELGAGAVLFTDVDVEGQMEGVNRGTVERVVNAVDIPVVASGGVASLEDIRVLRDAGAAAVVVGTALYEGTFTLAEAQSV is encoded by the coding sequence ATGAGTCACGGTCACTTCCCGGAGTTCGAAGTCGTCCCCGCAGTCGACATGCAGGAGGGTGAGGTCGTCCAGTTGGTGCAGGGGGAACGCGGCACCGCCACCCGCTACGGCGACCCTGTCGAGGCGGCCCAGCGGTGGGTCGACGCCGGCGCGGAGACGCTCCACCTCGTCGACTTAGACGGCGCGTTCGAAGGCGAGCGAGCGAACGCCGCCGCCGTCGACGCCGTCCTCGACGCGGTGGACGTACCCGTCCAACTCGGGGGCGGCATCCGCACCGCTGCGGACGCTATCGACCTCCTCGACCGCGGCGTCGACCGCGTCATCCTCGGCACCGCCGCCGTCGAGAACCCCGACATCGTCGCGGAGATAAGCGAGGAACACCCCGGAAGCGTGATGGTGAGTCTCGACGCCAAAGACGGCGAAGTCGTCGTCTCGGGATGGACCGAAGGGACCGGCATCGACCCCGCTGAGGCCGCCGGGCGCTACGAGGAGTTGGGTGCAGGCGCGGTTCTGTTCACCGACGTCGACGTGGAGGGGCAGATGGAAGGCGTGAATCGCGGGACGGTCGAACGCGTCGTCAACGCTGTCGATATCCCGGTGGTCGCCTCCGGCGGCGTCGCCTCGCTGGAGGACATCCGCGTGCTTCGAGATGCGGGCGCGGCGGCGGTCGTCGTCGGCACCGCGCTGTACGAGGGGACGTTCACGCTGGCTGAGGCGCAGTCCGTCTGA
- the hisB gene encoding imidazoleglycerol-phosphate dehydratase HisB, with translation MSERTAAVTRETAETDIDLTLAIDGDGDGEVETGVGFFDHMLTAFAKHGLFDLTVRCDGDTHIDDHHTVEDVGIALGEAFAEALGDKRGIHRYADRRVPLDEAVAGVVVDVSGRPYFEFVGEFSQDTVGEMTSDMARHFAYSLAMNAGLTLHTEVERGVNAHHEVEALFKALARAMDDATRLDERRSDTPSTKGDL, from the coding sequence ATGAGCGAGCGAACTGCGGCCGTCACGCGTGAGACGGCCGAGACGGACATCGATCTCACCCTTGCTATCGACGGCGACGGCGACGGCGAGGTGGAGACGGGCGTGGGCTTCTTCGACCACATGCTGACCGCCTTCGCGAAACACGGCCTGTTCGACCTGACCGTTCGCTGTGACGGCGACACCCACATCGACGACCACCACACTGTCGAGGACGTGGGCATCGCACTCGGCGAGGCGTTCGCGGAGGCGTTGGGCGACAAGCGCGGCATCCACCGCTACGCCGACCGACGAGTGCCGCTGGACGAGGCAGTCGCGGGCGTCGTCGTGGACGTGAGCGGGCGACCGTACTTCGAGTTCGTCGGCGAGTTCTCACAGGACACCGTCGGCGAGATGACCAGCGATATGGCGCGGCACTTCGCGTACTCGCTGGCGATGAACGCGGGGCTCACCCTGCACACAGAGGTCGAACGCGGCGTCAACGCCCACCACGAAGTGGAGGCGCTGTTCAAGGCACTCGCGCGAGCGATGGACGACGCGACTCGCCTCGACGAACGCCGCAGCGACACGCCGAGTACGAAAGGCGACCTGTAG
- a CDS encoding amino acid-binding protein, producing the protein MFDEIMGKFEGSPGQQAVVRLLLARGFSVNEEGRVVSGGIEIPDTGIAREAGVDRRVVDATTTAIREDEELRRIFANITSVPSLMDLAPVLDLTVLTVEVGDPDASGIVADITGLLADADLSLRQVLSDDPEFADEPKLYLITDEPLPGDLLVSIRELPYVRSVEF; encoded by the coding sequence ATGTTCGACGAGATTATGGGGAAGTTCGAGGGGTCGCCGGGCCAACAGGCCGTCGTCCGACTCCTCCTCGCCCGCGGCTTCTCCGTGAACGAGGAGGGCCGCGTCGTCTCCGGCGGCATCGAGATTCCCGACACGGGCATCGCTCGCGAGGCCGGCGTCGACCGCCGGGTCGTCGACGCGACGACGACCGCCATCCGTGAGGACGAGGAGTTGCGCCGCATCTTCGCAAACATCACTTCCGTTCCGAGTCTGATGGATCTGGCTCCGGTCCTCGATCTGACCGTGTTGACCGTCGAAGTTGGCGACCCCGACGCCTCTGGCATCGTCGCCGACATCACTGGACTGCTCGCCGACGCCGACCTCTCGCTGCGGCAGGTGTTGTCGGACGACCCCGAGTTCGCCGACGAACCGAAACTCTATCTGATCACCGACGAACCGCTTCCGGGCGACCTCCTCGTGTCGATTCGGGAGTTGCCGTACGTGCGCAGCGTCGAGTTCTGA
- a CDS encoding IMPACT family protein, giving the protein MATPEPYRTVAGRASAEFTVQGSRFIGHLAPADTVADAEAFVDEVCAEYDDATHNVPAYRVPAGDSPSRAPGEAMLREYSSDDGEPTGSAGKPALNVLEQQEVRNVVAVVTRYYGGTNLGVGGLARAYSRAVKEGLDAAGVVEEEPHERVALTATYDDSGTVRGILESTGVEFEADYDADVTFEARVPVADADGLRDRLRSATSGRVDIE; this is encoded by the coding sequence ATGGCGACCCCAGAACCGTACCGCACCGTCGCCGGTCGCGCGTCCGCCGAGTTCACCGTGCAGGGGTCGCGCTTCATCGGTCACCTCGCGCCCGCCGACACCGTCGCCGACGCGGAGGCGTTCGTCGACGAAGTGTGTGCCGAGTACGACGACGCCACGCACAACGTCCCCGCGTATCGTGTCCCTGCGGGTGACTCACCTTCGCGGGCACCTGGTGAGGCGATGCTTCGCGAGTATTCGAGCGACGACGGCGAACCGACTGGGTCGGCCGGAAAACCGGCGCTGAACGTCCTCGAACAGCAGGAGGTCAGGAACGTCGTCGCGGTCGTCACTCGCTACTACGGCGGGACGAATCTCGGCGTCGGCGGCCTCGCGCGAGCGTACTCCCGAGCGGTGAAGGAGGGCCTCGACGCCGCCGGCGTCGTCGAAGAAGAACCACACGAACGGGTCGCGCTCACCGCGACGTACGACGACTCCGGCACTGTCCGGGGTATCCTCGAATCGACCGGCGTCGAGTTCGAGGCCGACTACGACGCCGACGTGACCTTCGAGGCACGCGTCCCCGTCGCGGACGCGGACGGACTTCGCGACCGCCTGCGTTCGGCCACGAGCGGCCGCGTCGACATCGAGTGA
- a CDS encoding S9 family peptidase, protein MDHIQASDFHDLAKPSDPRVAPDGDHVAFVRSEPDEDDAYESTVYVAPTDGDDDARRLTLEEGSDAEPRFSPSGDRLAFTSTRGKDDDTQQLWLLPLDGVGGEAEQVTDVVGGVNAITWSPDGSRIAFAQSVTAEDQEEDRDLEVPEEYEPEDPDPRVIDRTVYRTGTKYFDGKRSQVYVLDVESGDLTRVTDGDHDHAAPTWGDDETLYFTAKKVGDDPDDDYRFDIVAYDTDSGDTEDIHRTSGWGASLAVTEDHRIAYTYTDEEQASIQQTELHVYDRAADETFDLTASLDRTLGYEAAPQWGPDEERVFFATPDEGATSLWSAPGDASTEPEREYRGGSVNGAHVADDIIAVTKSEWDHPGDLFVLDGSEERRLTRLNEAYLDSVEVREPEPLAFESEQGPVEGWVLTPPEFDENETYPLAVEVHGGPHAMWTTSGTMWHEFQTLAARGYVVFWSNPRGSTGFGEEFMQAIERNWGDVTLTDVMAGVEEVASREYVDETNAFLTGGSFGGYMTSWAVGQTDYFRGAVSQRGVYDFTGFYGSTDGAYKLVEGDYDTTPWEEPEFLWEHSPVAHAENVETPTLVLHSDRDYRTPDNTAELYHRILRKHGVDTRLVRYPREGHELSRSGEPAHIVDRIERIVRWFDGYSEHHDAERALDRPDDDGLSAGEDDEEDEE, encoded by the coding sequence ATGGACCACATTCAGGCGAGCGACTTCCACGACCTTGCTAAGCCGAGCGACCCCCGCGTCGCCCCGGACGGCGACCACGTCGCGTTCGTCCGAAGCGAACCCGACGAGGACGACGCCTACGAATCGACGGTGTACGTCGCGCCGACCGACGGCGACGACGACGCGCGACGACTGACGCTCGAAGAGGGGAGCGACGCAGAGCCCCGCTTCTCGCCGTCGGGTGACCGACTGGCGTTCACCTCCACGCGCGGGAAAGACGACGACACCCAGCAACTGTGGCTGCTCCCTCTCGACGGCGTCGGCGGCGAGGCCGAGCAAGTTACCGACGTGGTCGGCGGCGTCAACGCTATCACCTGGAGCCCCGACGGCTCTCGGATCGCGTTCGCCCAGTCGGTCACCGCAGAGGACCAAGAGGAAGACCGTGACCTCGAAGTACCCGAGGAGTACGAACCCGAAGACCCAGATCCGCGCGTCATCGACCGGACGGTGTACCGCACCGGGACGAAGTACTTCGACGGGAAGCGCTCGCAGGTGTACGTCCTCGACGTCGAGAGCGGCGACCTCACCCGCGTCACCGACGGTGACCACGACCACGCTGCGCCGACGTGGGGCGACGACGAGACGCTCTACTTCACGGCGAAGAAGGTGGGCGACGACCCGGACGACGACTATCGCTTCGACATCGTCGCCTACGACACCGACTCGGGCGACACCGAAGACATCCACCGCACCTCCGGGTGGGGTGCGTCGCTGGCGGTCACCGAAGACCACCGCATCGCGTACACCTACACCGACGAGGAGCAGGCGAGCATCCAACAGACGGAACTGCACGTGTACGACCGCGCGGCCGACGAGACGTTCGACCTCACCGCGAGTCTCGACCGGACGCTCGGCTACGAGGCCGCGCCGCAGTGGGGCCCCGACGAGGAACGCGTCTTCTTCGCGACGCCCGACGAAGGCGCGACCAGCCTCTGGTCGGCACCGGGCGACGCCAGCACCGAACCGGAGCGCGAGTACCGCGGCGGATCCGTCAACGGCGCGCACGTCGCTGACGACATCATCGCGGTGACGAAATCGGAGTGGGACCACCCCGGCGACCTGTTCGTCCTCGATGGCTCGGAGGAGCGCCGGCTCACCCGCCTGAACGAGGCGTACCTCGACTCGGTCGAGGTCCGAGAGCCGGAGCCGCTGGCGTTCGAGTCCGAACAGGGCCCCGTCGAAGGGTGGGTGCTCACGCCGCCGGAGTTCGACGAAAACGAGACGTACCCGTTGGCGGTCGAAGTCCACGGTGGCCCGCACGCGATGTGGACGACCAGCGGGACGATGTGGCACGAGTTCCAGACGCTCGCCGCCCGCGGCTACGTCGTCTTCTGGTCGAACCCGCGCGGGTCGACCGGCTTCGGCGAGGAGTTCATGCAGGCCATCGAACGCAACTGGGGCGACGTGACGCTGACCGACGTGATGGCCGGCGTCGAGGAGGTCGCGAGCAGAGAGTACGTCGATGAGACGAACGCCTTCCTCACCGGTGGCTCATTCGGCGGCTACATGACCTCGTGGGCGGTCGGGCAGACCGACTACTTCCGCGGGGCCGTCTCCCAGCGCGGCGTCTACGACTTCACGGGCTTCTACGGGTCGACCGACGGCGCGTACAAACTCGTCGAGGGTGACTACGACACGACGCCGTGGGAGGAACCGGAGTTCCTCTGGGAGCACTCACCGGTCGCACACGCCGAGAACGTGGAGACGCCGACGCTCGTGTTGCACTCGGATCGTGACTACCGGACGCCGGACAACACGGCGGAACTGTACCACCGCATCCTGCGCAAACACGGCGTGGACACGCGGCTGGTTCGATACCCGCGCGAGGGACACGAACTGTCGCGCTCGGGCGAACCCGCGCACATCGTCGACCGCATCGAGCGCATCGTGCGCTGGTTCGACGGCTACTCCGAGCACCACGACGCCGAACGAGCGCTCGACCGCCCGGACGACGACGGCCTGAGCGCGGGCGAAGACGACGAAGAAGACGAGGAGTAA
- a CDS encoding DUF7569 family protein, whose protein sequence is MADSCDACGSSVEDALSRTVKLSVDRSTVDEQRLCPGCFADWIERYEREMQSSSGVQVDDENDIIVD, encoded by the coding sequence ATGGCTGACTCCTGTGACGCGTGCGGGTCGTCGGTGGAGGACGCGCTCTCGCGGACGGTTAAACTGTCCGTGGACCGTTCGACCGTCGACGAGCAACGACTCTGTCCCGGCTGTTTCGCCGACTGGATCGAGCGGTACGAACGAGAGATGCAGTCGTCGTCGGGCGTTCAGGTCGACGACGAGAACGACATCATCGTCGACTGA
- a CDS encoding NAD-dependent epimerase/dehydratase family protein: protein MSDTVLVTGGLGRSGRWIVDRLAPEYDVVCCDLDHPGYEVDPAAGVDFRAVDLTDAGETFDLIGSIDPDAVVHWGSYPSPTRHAGSKVFHDNVAGAYNVLVAAGRADATVVQASSESAYGLAFAEKTPLPDELPITEDHPMRPEDPYGTGKVVAEEVAEMVHRRHGVSVTSVRPSWIQYPGEYACLGLDSPADGAGNCWSYVDVRDVAGLVARAVEAPPEGHEAVHAAAADNYLDRPTAEAVEEHFGELPADCDLDGEESALSTTKAAALFDWTPTHEWRTASEESVEGPTLWH, encoded by the coding sequence GTGAGCGACACTGTTCTCGTCACCGGCGGCCTCGGCCGCTCTGGTCGCTGGATCGTCGACCGCCTCGCCCCCGAGTACGACGTGGTCTGCTGTGATCTGGACCACCCTGGCTACGAAGTTGACCCCGCCGCCGGCGTCGACTTCCGCGCAGTCGACCTGACCGACGCGGGTGAGACGTTCGATCTGATCGGCAGTATCGACCCCGACGCTGTCGTCCACTGGGGGTCGTATCCGTCGCCGACCCGTCACGCCGGGAGCAAGGTGTTCCACGACAACGTCGCCGGCGCGTACAACGTCCTCGTCGCCGCCGGTCGCGCCGACGCGACCGTGGTGCAGGCCTCCAGCGAGAGCGCCTACGGCCTCGCGTTCGCCGAGAAGACGCCGCTCCCCGATGAACTCCCGATCACCGAGGACCACCCGATGCGACCCGAGGACCCCTACGGCACCGGGAAGGTCGTCGCGGAGGAGGTTGCCGAGATGGTCCACCGACGCCACGGCGTCTCTGTCACGTCGGTCCGACCCTCGTGGATCCAGTACCCCGGCGAGTACGCCTGTCTCGGCCTCGACTCGCCGGCAGACGGCGCGGGCAACTGCTGGTCGTACGTCGACGTGCGCGACGTGGCCGGTCTCGTCGCTCGCGCGGTCGAGGCTCCGCCCGAGGGCCACGAGGCGGTCCACGCCGCCGCCGCCGACAACTACCTCGACCGCCCGACCGCCGAGGCTGTCGAGGAACACTTCGGTGAACTGCCCGCCGACTGCGACCTCGACGGCGAGGAGTCCGCGTTGTCGACGACGAAGGCCGCGGCCCTGTTCGACTGGACGCCCACCCACGAGTGGCGCACGGCGAGCGAGGAGTCGGTCGAGGGCCCGACGCTCTGGCACTGA
- the mdh gene encoding malate dehydrogenase gives MTKVSVIGAAGTVGAAAGYNIALRDIADELVFVDIPDMEETTIGQAADTNHGIAYDSNTRVRQGGYEATEGSDVVVITAGIPRKEGQTRIDLAGDNAPIMEDIGESLREYNDDFVSITTSNPVDLLNRHLYESGERAREKVIGFGGRLDSARFRYVLSERFDAPVQNVEATILGEHGDAQVPVFSKVRVDGADPEFTADEKEEILGDLQESAMDVISRKGATEWGPATGVAHMVEAVVRDTGEVLPGSIALEGEFGHEDTAFGVPVKLGSDGVEEVVEWDLDDYEADLMDDAAEKLADQYDKIS, from the coding sequence ATGACGAAAGTCAGCGTGATCGGCGCGGCGGGAACCGTCGGAGCCGCGGCCGGCTACAACATCGCGCTCCGGGACATCGCAGACGAACTCGTGTTCGTCGACATCCCGGACATGGAAGAGACGACCATCGGCCAGGCGGCCGACACCAATCACGGCATCGCGTACGACTCCAACACGCGTGTCCGACAGGGCGGCTACGAGGCCACCGAGGGCTCCGACGTCGTCGTCATCACCGCGGGCATCCCCCGGAAGGAGGGACAAACGCGGATCGACCTGGCCGGCGACAACGCGCCGATTATGGAGGACATCGGCGAGTCGCTGCGCGAGTACAACGACGACTTCGTGTCGATCACCACGTCGAACCCGGTCGACCTGCTCAACCGCCACCTGTACGAGAGCGGCGAGCGTGCCCGCGAGAAGGTGATCGGCTTCGGCGGCCGTCTCGACTCCGCCCGCTTCCGCTACGTGCTCTCCGAGCGCTTCGACGCACCCGTCCAGAACGTCGAGGCAACGATCCTCGGCGAACACGGCGACGCGCAGGTGCCCGTCTTCTCGAAGGTCCGTGTCGACGGCGCTGACCCCGAGTTCACCGCCGACGAGAAAGAGGAGATCCTCGGCGACCTGCAGGAGTCTGCGATGGACGTCATCTCGCGCAAGGGCGCGACCGAGTGGGGCCCCGCCACGGGCGTCGCCCATATGGTCGAGGCCGTCGTCCGCGACACCGGCGAGGTGCTCCCCGGCTCGATCGCGCTCGAAGGTGAGTTCGGTCACGAGGACACCGCCTTCGGCGTCCCAGTCAAACTCGGCTCCGACGGCGTCGAAGAGGTCGTCGAGTGGGACCTCGACGACTACGAGGCCGACCTGATGGACGACGCGGCCGAGAAACTCGCCGACCAGTACGACAAGATCTCGTAA
- the upp gene encoding uracil phosphoribosyltransferase, whose translation MAIENRGDAHLITHALAKDTLSRLRDVETEQVAFRKGLVKLGRICGYEIIDGAMETEFVSIETPLAETTGERVKGLDNVVIINVLRAATPFVEGLLKAFPRAKQGVISAGRNEEAGMGDDGTFPIQIDYTKLPDISADDTVIVADPMLATGSTMCAVLEHVLANNPQPEDLFVLSAVSAPDGLTRVAEEAPEADLLTVAIDDELNEEGFIVPGLGDAGDRAFRTK comes from the coding sequence ATGGCTATCGAGAACCGGGGCGACGCCCACCTCATCACGCACGCGCTGGCGAAAGACACCCTCTCGCGCCTGCGCGACGTCGAGACGGAGCAGGTCGCCTTCCGAAAAGGACTGGTCAAACTCGGTCGCATCTGCGGCTACGAGATCATCGACGGCGCGATGGAGACGGAGTTCGTCTCCATCGAGACGCCGCTCGCGGAGACGACCGGCGAGCGCGTGAAGGGGCTCGACAACGTCGTGATCATCAACGTCCTTCGGGCGGCGACGCCGTTCGTCGAGGGGCTGTTGAAGGCGTTCCCACGCGCGAAGCAGGGCGTCATCTCCGCCGGTCGCAACGAGGAGGCGGGGATGGGCGACGACGGCACCTTCCCAATCCAGATCGACTACACGAAACTGCCCGACATCAGCGCCGACGACACCGTCATCGTCGCCGACCCGATGCTCGCGACCGGGTCGACGATGTGTGCGGTGCTCGAACACGTCCTCGCGAACAACCCCCAACCGGAGGATCTGTTCGTTCTCTCTGCGGTGTCCGCGCCGGACGGTCTCACACGCGTCGCCGAGGAGGCACCCGAAGCCGACCTCCTCACCGTCGCTATCGACGACGAACTGAACGAGGAGGGATTCATCGTCCCCGGTCTCGGTGACGCTGGCGACCGCGCGTTCCGGACGAAGTAG
- a CDS encoding excinuclease ABC subunit C yields MDASAVRERAVDLPREPGIYQFLEGDTVLYVGKAVDLRDRVPSYADPRSARVSRMVARADAIDFAVTDTETQALLLEANLIKRLNPRFNVRLKDDKSYPLVQLTDHSVPRIEVTRDPAEGATVFGPFTDKGRVETVIKAIRETYGLRGCSDHKFADRDRPCLDYEMGLCTAPCTGEIAPEAYRDDVESAIRFFEGETGALADPLRREMEAAAQAQEFERAANLRDRLDVVESFHGAGEEAVSDRSDERAVDVLGAAVEGDSAVVARLHSERGQLVDRSRHSLDAPEGEDRVAAVLAAFLVQYYAERELPDAVLLSERPADDDVLAWLEAEGVAVRVPGAGREAKLVELALKNARSAPTRTDELAALADALGIDRPERIEGFDVSHAQGKQVVGSDVCFVDGSAEKADYRRKKLTDRNDDYANMRELVRWRAERAVEGRDDRPDPDLLLIDGGDGQLGAARDALREVGWGVPAVALAKEEELVVTPDGVHRWGDDAPHLHVLQRVRDEAHRFAVQYHQTLRDDVSTVLDDVPGIGPETRRRLLRRFGSVENVRAASEADLLDIPGVGEQTARALHERL; encoded by the coding sequence ATGGACGCGAGCGCGGTGCGCGAGCGGGCGGTCGATCTCCCACGGGAGCCAGGTATCTACCAGTTCCTCGAAGGCGATACCGTCCTCTACGTCGGGAAAGCGGTCGACCTCCGGGACCGCGTTCCGTCGTACGCCGACCCGCGCTCTGCACGCGTCTCGCGGATGGTCGCCCGTGCCGACGCTATCGACTTCGCGGTCACCGACACCGAGACGCAGGCGCTGTTGCTGGAGGCGAACCTGATCAAGCGGCTCAACCCTCGGTTCAACGTCCGCCTCAAAGACGACAAATCCTACCCGCTGGTTCAACTCACCGACCACTCGGTCCCACGGATCGAAGTGACGCGCGACCCAGCCGAGGGTGCGACGGTGTTCGGGCCGTTCACCGACAAGGGCCGCGTCGAGACGGTGATCAAAGCGATCCGTGAGACGTACGGCCTCCGCGGCTGTTCAGACCACAAGTTTGCCGACCGCGACCGTCCGTGTCTCGACTACGAAATGGGACTGTGTACGGCGCCGTGTACCGGCGAGATTGCGCCGGAGGCGTACCGCGATGACGTCGAATCCGCGATCCGGTTTTTCGAAGGCGAGACGGGGGCGCTCGCGGATCCCCTTCGCCGGGAGATGGAGGCGGCCGCACAGGCTCAGGAGTTCGAGCGAGCGGCGAACCTCCGCGACCGACTCGACGTCGTCGAGTCGTTCCACGGCGCGGGCGAGGAGGCCGTCTCCGACCGCTCGGACGAGCGTGCGGTCGACGTCCTCGGTGCGGCCGTCGAGGGCGACTCGGCGGTGGTCGCCCGTCTCCACAGCGAGCGTGGGCAACTCGTCGACCGCTCGCGGCACTCGCTGGACGCGCCCGAGGGCGAAGACCGCGTCGCAGCGGTGCTGGCCGCGTTCCTCGTCCAGTACTACGCCGAACGCGAGTTGCCGGATGCGGTCCTCCTCTCGGAGCGCCCGGCCGACGACGACGTCCTCGCGTGGCTGGAAGCCGAGGGCGTCGCCGTCCGCGTGCCCGGTGCCGGTCGGGAGGCGAAACTGGTCGAACTCGCGCTGAAGAACGCCCGCAGCGCCCCGACCCGGACGGACGAACTCGCGGCGCTGGCGGACGCACTCGGTATCGACCGTCCCGAACGCATCGAGGGATTCGACGTGAGCCACGCGCAGGGCAAGCAGGTCGTCGGTTCGGACGTGTGTTTCGTCGACGGGAGCGCCGAGAAGGCGGACTACCGCCGGAAGAAACTCACGGACCGCAACGACGACTACGCGAATATGCGCGAGTTGGTTCGGTGGCGGGCGGAACGCGCCGTCGAGGGGCGCGATGACCGCCCCGACCCGGACCTGTTGCTCATCGACGGCGGCGACGGCCAACTCGGTGCCGCTCGTGACGCGCTTCGTGAGGTCGGCTGGGGCGTTCCGGCGGTGGCACTCGCGAAGGAGGAGGAACTGGTGGTCACACCGGACGGCGTGCACCGGTGGGGCGACGACGCACCCCATCTCCACGTGCTTCAGCGCGTGCGCGACGAGGCGCACCGCTTCGCGGTGCAGTACCACCAGACGCTCCGCGACGACGTCTCGACCGTCCTCGACGACGTGCCGGGAATCGGTCCCGAGACGCGGCGGCGACTCCTCCGGCGCTTCGGCTCCGTCGAGAACGTCCGGGCGGCCAGCGAGGCGGACCTGCTCGACATCCCTGGTGTCGGTGAGCAGACGGCGCGTGCGCTCCACGAGCGACTGTGA